Proteins from a single region of Pseudarthrobacter sp. NIBRBAC000502772:
- a CDS encoding GAF and ANTAR domain-containing protein, producing MMIDQQVDWRVSGVLLDIRGHSEAASACALARIAASAVSEIAGHPVESTVTLVRPDGTPFTAATTDAAGGLSRWDQLAGRGPTSRALGGRLTIILNDHCLDRRWDEYPASLRSAGFRSAVAVPLRLERGYRAALTMYSAETNVFTPVVASQALAFSDVAATSLVLALQVRAGLAQSADLRAAMASRTAVNVACGVIMGQNGCSYEEALQMLTLASSHRNLTIRDAAEAMLRPLPGGVPPTHFQQRA from the coding sequence ATGATGATCGATCAACAGGTGGACTGGCGCGTCTCGGGGGTCCTGCTGGATATCCGCGGACACTCGGAAGCGGCATCAGCGTGCGCACTGGCCCGGATTGCGGCGTCCGCCGTGAGCGAGATTGCCGGCCACCCCGTGGAGAGCACGGTGACGCTCGTGCGGCCGGACGGGACGCCCTTCACAGCGGCAACCACCGACGCCGCCGGCGGCCTTTCCCGGTGGGACCAGCTCGCCGGACGGGGTCCCACCTCGCGGGCACTCGGCGGCCGCCTGACCATCATTCTCAATGATCACTGCCTGGACAGGCGCTGGGACGAGTACCCGGCCAGTCTCAGGTCAGCCGGCTTCCGCTCCGCCGTCGCCGTGCCATTGCGGCTGGAACGCGGCTACCGGGCCGCACTGACGATGTATTCGGCGGAAACGAACGTGTTCACCCCGGTTGTCGCCAGCCAGGCGCTGGCGTTCTCCGACGTGGCGGCCACGAGCCTGGTCCTGGCACTGCAGGTCCGGGCTGGCCTGGCCCAATCCGCGGACCTCCGCGCAGCCATGGCCAGCCGCACTGCGGTCAACGTGGCCTGCGGTGTGATCATGGGCCAGAACGGGTGCTCCTATGAGGAGGCGTTGCAGATGCTCACGCTCGCATCGAGCCATCGGAACCTGACCATCCGCGACGCCGCCGAAGCGATGCTGCGCCCGCTCCCGGGCGGGGTTCCGCCCACACACTTCCAGCAGCGCGCCTGA
- the purU gene encoding formyltetrahydrofolate deformylase: protein MATEHVLTVNCAESPGIVHAITGYLLDHDCDIIDTKHFGDRQAQQFFMRVHFAAGKQPLTTEDLRRDFEPLAAEWAMNWQLEPHGRKRRVLVMVSKFGHCLNDLLFRACTGDLPVEIVAVVSNHTDHEDLVKWHGIPFFHLPVTQETKPAQEARLLQLVDEYDVELVVLARYMQVLSDELSARLTGRTINIHHSFLPSFKGAKPYHQAYDRGVKTVGATAHYVNAELDEGPIIAQQVIDVDHTYTADDLVRVGRDAECKALSNAVRWHCEGRVMLDGGRTVVLR, encoded by the coding sequence GTGGCAACCGAACATGTTCTGACCGTCAACTGCGCCGAGTCCCCGGGGATTGTCCACGCGATCACCGGGTACCTGCTGGATCACGACTGCGACATCATCGACACCAAGCACTTCGGTGACCGCCAGGCCCAGCAGTTCTTTATGCGGGTGCATTTCGCAGCCGGCAAGCAGCCGTTGACCACAGAGGACCTGCGCCGGGATTTCGAGCCCTTGGCCGCTGAGTGGGCCATGAACTGGCAGCTGGAGCCGCACGGCCGCAAGCGCCGTGTGCTGGTGATGGTGTCCAAGTTCGGGCACTGCCTCAACGACCTGCTGTTCCGGGCCTGCACGGGCGATCTGCCGGTGGAAATCGTGGCCGTGGTCTCCAACCACACGGACCATGAGGACCTGGTGAAGTGGCACGGCATCCCGTTCTTCCACCTCCCGGTCACCCAGGAGACCAAGCCGGCGCAGGAGGCGCGCCTGCTGCAGCTCGTGGATGAATACGATGTGGAACTGGTGGTCCTGGCCCGCTACATGCAGGTCCTCAGCGACGAGCTGTCGGCCCGGCTGACGGGCCGGACCATCAATATCCACCACTCGTTCCTGCCCAGCTTCAAGGGCGCCAAGCCGTACCACCAGGCCTACGACCGTGGCGTCAAGACCGTGGGCGCCACGGCGCACTACGTCAACGCGGAGCTGGACGAGGGGCCGATCATCGCCCAGCAGGTCATCGACGTGGACCACACGTACACGGCGGACGACCTGGTGCGCGTGGGCCGCGACGCTGAGTGCAAGGCGCTGAGCAACGCGGTCCGGTGGCACTGTGAAGGCCGGGTAATGCTCGACGGCGGGCGCACAGTGGTTCTGCGCTGA